CATTCAACAAGAACAAAAAGAGCTTTTACAAGAAGCAGCAGACTTAATTGCTTCAGATCCAATAGAGATAACATTACCAGAAATTAACAGGACTTACGCAACTGGCACACATATTTTTGGCGATGGCAGTCAATAGGAGCCAGCGCGTTGCGGAGGTTCCCTCCGTTGTAGCGACTGGCGTTCAAGAGTCAATGGTCAAAAATCAAGCTTTTTTGGACTATTGACTATTGACAACCCACAAAGAAAAAATATGACACTTGCGTAAGTCCTAATTAAATTAAGCAGTAGGTAATTTAAGTTCCATAAGTTGCTTGCAACCGTTGTAAAAGATATTCTCCCGCAAGAATGGGTAGATAAATAGATTTGTCTTTCTGAAAATCCAAACAAGCAATTTCTGTATCATCATTAGGATGACAGAAAAAAGCGATAGAATACCGGGACTGTCTCACCCTGTTGTCATTGGGAATGATGACTCGATGTTTAGTTGAGCAAAAGATATGATTAGTCCAGCGTTGCATTAAATCGCCAGTGTTGACCACTACTGTATCAGGAATTGAAGGGGCTGCAATCCACTCTCCTGAAGTTGTTTGCACTTCCAAACCCCCGACTTGATCCTGGAAAAGTAAAGTAATACTCCCATAATCAGAATGTTCACCTGCGCGCCCTTGTTCGGGTTTAGCTGGTATTTCCAATGGGGGATAGTGCAGTAATCGCAAGGTATGCTGTTGTTGATTATGTCGTGTAGTAAAAAAATCTTCTGGCAATTCCAACGCCAAAGCAAATGCTTGCAAAACTGTGTTAGCAATTTCTGTGCAAGCTTCATAGAAAGCTATGATTGCAGGGTCTTTGGCTGGGGAGATGGAAGATATCTGGCGAGAAACTAATTCGGCTTTGCCTAAATTAAACGCTTCTTTTAAGTCGCCTGGTTTGTTGGGGTCGAGGCGTTCTCTTTCAATACCAACATAACCTGTATTGTTGAATTTGTTACTCCAAGCAAGTTGCTGTTTGACTGCTAAAGGTAAATTGAAGAAAGATTTACTTTGGGTGAATACTTGCTGAACCAAGTCTTTTGAAATTCCGGGATTTTGCAAGTACATGAAGCCAATTTCATGACAAGCTTGATAGATTTGTTTGACTACAGTTTGCCGAGTTTTTTGATCACCATTCGCTAAGGGGGCTAAATCAATTACTGGAATTGTAAACATATGATCTGCTGTTTGACATTGATGTTGATTGATAAGTGATGACTGTCAGCGGTCAAAATTTCAAAACTATAGCTAATTACTGGAAGATTGCTTCTATTTTTGATATGATATTTGATTTTTTTGTTTTAACAACTCCTTTGAAAAGATAACCAATTGATTTAATCATGACTTACGCACGGACTATGATTTTACGTCATTACGAGCTGAGCGTTGTAATCGCAAAAGCTGAGTTTTTCGTCACGAGTGCGTAAGTCCTATTAATTTAAAACGAATAGTTTCTGAAGATACTCATGCTTGATCACTATAACCAATGTTCTGACCATTGCCAAATTTTGGAACATTTTCTCAGTAGCCCATACAAGTAGCGGCTCTCCTTAATTAAAAAGCAGAGGTCAATATCTTAACCATATTAGTTGAATAAGTCAGAAAAGCTGAACAAGTTAGAAAGTTAGGAAACTGGGAAAAATATAATATTTTAAGAAAATTAAATAATTCTAGTGAAAACTCTTGTTTAATCAATCAAAAGAATGTATATTTGTACGTGACTATATTGAATAAACAATTAAAAATCTATTTTAGGACTTACGCGCATTGTCATATATTTTTGACAAAAATCGTCCAAAGTCAAGAGTCAAAAGTCCAAAAACCTTGACTTTTTACCCTTGACTATTGACTCAGTACTGCCATCGCAGAAAATATGTGTGCCAGTTGCGTAAGTCCTGTATTTCTCAGCATCATATTTTATCAAAAATTATTACCCTTAATCAAAAAATATTGAATTTAAATCGTGAAATAATAAACAAATTTAATTTATTATCTTGTATTTGAAAATTTGATAATAATCAGGAGATAAAATTAGGCAAATACGTATGAAATATTCAGGATTTACCCTATGGTTTACAGGGCTTTCTGGTGCTGGTAAAACCACAATTTCCAAAGGCGTGGCATTGGAATTAAAAGCACGAGGTTGTCGGGTAGAAGTCTTAGATGGGGATATAGTTCGGACTCATCTGTCTTCTGAATTAGGATTTAGCAAAAAAGACCGAGATATAAACGTCCGGCGAATTGGGTTTGTTTCCAGTCTGCTGAGTCGGAATCAGGTTATAGCTATTGTGGCTGCAATTAGTCCTTATAGAGATGTCCGCAACGAAGTACGACAGATGAATCAAACCTTTGTTGAAGTTTATGTCAAAGCATCTTTAGAAGCTTGTGAACAAAGGGATGTCAAAGGATTATACGCATTAGCTAGAACCGGAAAAATCAAAGAATTCACAGGTATCGATAGTCCTTATGAAGAACCTTTAAATCCAGAAATAATCTGTAATACTCAATATGAAAGCATCGATGAAAGTATTACAAAAGTAATGCAAATGCTGGAAGAATACGGCTACATATAAAATATGTTGTAGTGAAGCTTTAACAGCCGTGAACGCGAATCAGCTAATATAGCAATCCCAATTAAATGGTGAGATGCTGCTCGAATTGAAATTACTCGGCGCAGTTTCAAAGCTTTAGGATTGCTTTGACATACTCCGCACCCTATAAGTGCGCTTTTTTATTTGTCAGTCGCTAATGGACAGAAGCGATCGCATCATTTCCCTTGAGCTACAGCATTCGTTACTATTAAAAGGCTGTCTTGTATTGCAGTATTCATCGTTTGGCAGCAATGCAGCTATAAAAGGAAGATAACATGTCGTTGATGGAATTGAGCCTCGATACAACACACGAGGCAGTTGATTGGGTTT
Above is a window of Nostoc sp. UHCC 0702 DNA encoding:
- a CDS encoding isopenicillin N synthase family oxygenase, with amino-acid sequence MFTIPVIDLAPLANGDQKTRQTVVKQIYQACHEIGFMYLQNPGISKDLVQQVFTQSKSFFNLPLAVKQQLAWSNKFNNTGYVGIERERLDPNKPGDLKEAFNLGKAELVSRQISSISPAKDPAIIAFYEACTEIANTVLQAFALALELPEDFFTTRHNQQQHTLRLLHYPPLEIPAKPEQGRAGEHSDYGSITLLFQDQVGGLEVQTTSGEWIAAPSIPDTVVVNTGDLMQRWTNHIFCSTKHRVIIPNDNRVRQSRYSIAFFCHPNDDTEIACLDFQKDKSIYLPILAGEYLLQRLQATYGT
- the cysC gene encoding adenylyl-sulfate kinase, which codes for MKYSGFTLWFTGLSGAGKTTISKGVALELKARGCRVEVLDGDIVRTHLSSELGFSKKDRDINVRRIGFVSSLLSRNQVIAIVAAISPYRDVRNEVRQMNQTFVEVYVKASLEACEQRDVKGLYALARTGKIKEFTGIDSPYEEPLNPEIICNTQYESIDESITKVMQMLEEYGYI